A single region of the Camelus dromedarius isolate mCamDro1 chromosome 21, mCamDro1.pat, whole genome shotgun sequence genome encodes:
- the LBR gene encoding delta(14)-sterol reductase LBR, whose amino-acid sequence MPSRKFADGEVVRGRWPGSSLYYEVEILSYDSRSQLYTVKYKDGTELELKESDIKPLTSFRQRKSGSTSSSPSRRRGSRSRSRSRSPGRLLKGSRRSASASHQVDIKEARKEILEVKLTPLVLKPFGNSISRYNGEPEHRERNDIPRRDTQAQANTQAQANIQAQTVSFSSQEKFPLSQESSYLSTQYSLRPRREESKLKELDSKEEKIVTKGPTSLRTFEAAGPQPKKLEFGGVPGVFLIMLGLPAFLFLLLLLCKQREPSLLNFPPPLPALYELWETRVFGVYLLWFFLQALFYLLPVGKVVEGTPLTDGRRLKYRLNGFYAFILTSALTGASVFWDVELCYVYSHFLQFALAATVFSVVLSVYLYARALKAPQDDLSPASSGNAIYDFFIGRELNPRIGTFDLKYFCELRPGLIGWVVINLVMLLAEMKVQGRAVPSLAMILVNSFQLFYVVDALWNEEALLTTMDIIHDGFGFMLAFGDLVWVPFGYSLQAFYLVHHPNELSWPVASLIIALKLCGYVIFRCANSQKNAFRKNPTDPKLAHLKTIHTSTGKNLLVSGWWGFVRHPNYLGDLIMALAWSLPCGFSHILPYFYVIYFTTLLVHREARDEQQCKKKYGVAWEKYCRRVPYRIFPYIY is encoded by the exons ATGCCAAGTAGGAAATTTGCCGATGGTGAAGTGGTAAGAGGTCGCTGGCCTGGGAGTTCCCTTTATTATGAAGTAGAAATTCTGAGCTACGACAGCAGGTCCCAGCTTTATACTGTAAAATACAAAGACGGAACTGAACTGGAACTGAAAGAGAGTGATATTAAG cctTTAACCTCCTTCAGGCAAAGGAAAAGTGGCTCAACTTCCAGTTCTCCCTCCAGACGCCGAGGGAGCCGTTCAAGGTCTCGCTCGAGGTCCCCTGGCCGGCTCCTTAAAGGTTCCCGCCGATCCGCCTCTGCTTCGCACCAGGTTGACAttaaggaagcaaggaaggaaataCTGGAAGTTAAACTGACTCCGCTGGTACTG AAGCCATTTGGAAACAGCATCAGCAGATACAATGGGGAGCCTGAGCACAGAGAGCGGAATGACATACCGCGCAGGGACACGCAGGCGCAAGCGAACACGCAGGCGCAAGCGAACATACAGGCCCAAACGGTGTCTTTCTCATCTCag gaaaaattcCCGTTGTCACAAGAAAGTAGTTATCTATCTACACAGTACAGCCTTCGtccaagaagagaagagagcaaaTTAAAAGAACTGGATTCTAAGGAAGAAAAGATTGTTACAAAAGGACCTACATCGTTGAGGACCTTTGAAGCGGCAGGCCCACAGCCAAAGAAGTTAGAGTTTGGAGGAGTACCTG GTGTTTTTCTCATCATGCTtggcctgcctgccttcctcttcctgctgctgTTGTTGTGTAAACAGAGAGAGCCCAGCCTTCTGAATTTCCCGCCGCCTCTGCCAGCTTTGTATGAGTTATGGGAAACCAGAGTGTTTGGGGTCTACCTCCTCTGGTTTTTCCTTCAGGCTCTGTTCTACTTACTACCAGTTGGGAAG GTTGTAGAAGGAACACCTCTCACTGATGGAAGAAGACTCAAGTACAGattaaatg GATTCTATGCTTTTATCCTGACATCTGCACTCACTGGAGCATCTGTCTTCTGGGACGTAGAGCTTTGTTATGTGTACAGTCACTTCCTTCAGTTTGCCCTGGCAGCCACTGTTTTTTCTGTGGTCCTGAGTGTTTATCTCTACGCCAGGGCTTTGAAAGCGCCCCAGGATGACCTGTCGCCGGCCAGCTCTG GAAATGCCATCTATGATTTCTTCATTGGCCGTGAGTTAAATCCTCGGATTGGTACTTTTGATCTCAAATACTTTTGTGAACTGCGCCCTGGACTGATTGGATGG GTGGTCATTAACCTGGTGATGCTTTTGGCTGAGATGAAGGTACAGGGTCGTGCTGTTCCATCCTTAGCAATGATTTTGGTCAACAGTTTCCAGCTCTTTTACGTGGTGGACGCTCTCTGGAATGAG GAAGCATTATTGACAACCATGGACATTATCCATGATGGATTTGGGTTCATGCTGGCTTTTGGAGATTTAGTGTGGGTTCCATTCGGCTATAGCTTGCAAGCCTTTTATTTGGTCCATCATCCAAATGAACTGTCTTGGCCAGTGGCTTCTCTAATCATTGCTCTGAAAC tttGTGGATATGTAATCTTCCGATGTGCAAATTCCCAGAAAAATGCATTCCGGAAAAATCCCACTGATCCAAAGCTTGCAC ATTTAAAAACCATTCATACTTCAACGGGAAAAAATCTTCTTGTTTCTGGATGGTGGGGCTTTGTTCGCCACCCCAATTACTTGGGTGATCTCATCATGGCCCTGGCCTGGTCCCTTCCGTGTG GTTTTAGTCACATTCTGCCTTATTTCTACGTGATTTATTTCACCACGTTGCTGGTGCACCGAGAGGCACGGGATGAACAGCAGTGCAAGAAGAAGTACGGCGTGGCCTGGGAGAAGTACTGTCGGCGCGTCCCTTACCGTATCTTCCCGTATATTTACTGA